From the genome of Pseudomonas mohnii:
GTGTTGCGCGACAACTGGCTGAGTTGTTCGTCCTGCAGCGAAACGTTGCACAACGCGCCCAGGCCGGTGTTGATGCCGTAGGCGCGCTCGCCGCTGGTGACGATGCGCTGGACGATGGCCTGCGCGTTTTCAATCCGTGCCCAGACCGGCGCCGACAGCTCCAGCTGTGCGCCATGACGGGCGACGGCGACCACATCCTGCCAACGCACGGAAGCGTCAGCGATAACGATTTTTTCAGCCTGGGACATCTTCAACCTCATACCTGAATATTGATGCAGCATCGCCGACGCCATCGCTGGCAAGCCAGCTCCCACAGTGTTCAGGGGTGTGCACACCCTCTGTGCAACACAACCTATTGCTGTGGGAGCTGGCTTGCCAGCGAAGAGGCCAGCTCACTCACCGCAAAATCTCTTAAACCACCGCCGCCCGACGCTGCACGAAGCGGTCGACATACTCATCGGCTGGCGAATGCAGGATCTCTTTCGGCGTGCCGACCTGGATCAGGCGGCCGTCCTTGAGGATCGCGATGCGGTTGCCGATGCGCACGGCCTCGTCGAGGTCGTGGGTGATGAAAACGATGGTTTTGTGCAGGGTCTTTTGCAGTTCCAGCAACTGGTCCTGCATTTCGGCGCGAATCAGCGGGTCAAGCGCACTGAAGGCTTCGTCCATCAAAATGATGTCGGTGTCCGCCGCCAAGGCACGGGCCAGGCCCACACGCTGACGCATACCGCCCGAGAGCTGGTGCGGGTATTTGTTTTCGTAGCCCTTGAGGCCCACGGTGTTGATCCAGTGCAGCGCGCGCTCGGCGCACATTTGCTTGCTCTCGCCACGGATCTTCAGGCCGTAGGCGACGTTGTCCAGCACGGTCTTGTGCGGCAACAGGCCGAAGCTCTGGAACACCATGCTGATTTTTCGCCGGCGAAATTCGCGCAGGGCTTCCATGTCGTATTGCAGGATGTCCACGCCGTCCACCAGGATCGCGCCGCTGGTCGGATCGATCAGGCGGTTGAAGTGGCGTACCAGGGTGGATTTGCCGGAACCCGACAGGCCCATGATCACGAAGATTTCACCGCTGCCGATGCTCAACGACAGGTCGTTCACACCCACCACGCAGCCGGTTTCGGCCAGCACTTGATCCTTGGTCTTGCCCTGGCCAACCATGGCCAGCGCGTCCTTGGCACGGTTGCCGAAAATCTTGAAGACGTTTTTGACTTCGATCTTGCTCACGGTAGCCATGTTCATTTGCTCACCTCATGCCGTGCGCGACCGTACGCTTGTGTAATGCGGTCGATCACCACTGCCAGAATCACGATCGCCAGACCGGCTTCCAGGCCACGTCCGACGTTGAGGGTCTGAATCCCCACCAGCACGTCTTCACCCAGGCCACGGGCGCCGATCATCGAGGCGATCACCACCATCGACAGGGCCATCATGGTGGTCTGGTTGATACCCGCCATGATGCTCGGCAGGGCCAGCGGCAGTTGCACGCCGAACAGTTGCTGCCAGCGGTTGGCACCGAAGGCGTTGATTGCCTCCATCACTTCGCCGTCGACCTGGCGAATACCCAGATCGGTCAGACGGATCAGCGGCGGTGCGGCGTAGATCACCGTGGCGAAAATCGCCGGGACCTTGCCCAGGCCGAACAGCATCAGCACCGGGATCAGGTACACGAAGCTCGGCATGGTCTGCATGATGTCCAGCAACGGCATCAGCACCGAACGCAGGCGATTGCTGCGCGCCGAAAGAATGCCCAGCGGAATGCCGATCAGCACCGAGATGATCGTCGCCACCATCATCAGCGCCAGGGTTTGCATCAGCTTGTCCCAGAGGCCGACCGCCCCTACCAGGAACAACAAGCCGACGATCACCACGGTGGTCACGACCTTACGGGTCGCGTGCCAGGCCACGCCCGCCACGATGGCCAGCATCAGCCACCAGGGCGCCGCGCGCAGCAGGCTTTCGAGATTGACGATGGCCCACAACAGGGTGTCGGAGATGTGCCGGAACACGTCGCCGTAGTTGGTGACCAGTGAATCGACCCAACCGTTGACCCAGTCGGCGATGGAAAAGGTAAAGCTTTCGGGAAACATAAGAAGCTCTCAATCAAGGGCTTTTCAGCACCGCTTGCGGTGCTGAAAAGCTTGCCCTTATAAACAAGCTGTTTGAAAACGTAGCGAGCGAAGGCAAGACAAGGCGAAAGCAGGCGAGAAAGCGGAGTTGACTTTAGTCAATGAGCATTTTGAGCCTGCTTTCAACGCAGTATTGTCGAGCGCAGTAGTTTTCAAAGCGCAGCGTCGATCTTTTTGGCTGCGTCTTCGCTCACCCATGCATGCCAGACTTCAGGATGTTCCTTCAGGAAGATCTTGGCCAGTTTTGGCGACTCGATCCGCTCCTTGGTCATGCGACCCAGGTTCTGGTTCAGCAGGTCGATCGGCAGGTTGACCTTTTCCAGCACGGCCACCAGTTCCGGCGCTTCGTCATGGAACGTCTTGGACAGGCCGACCTTGATGCTCACGGTCTTGTCGACGCCTGGTTTTTCTTCCAGTTTGACCACGTCGACCTGGCCCATCAGCGGCGTTGGCGACCAGTAGTAGAACAGGATCGGCTCGCCACGCTTGTAGCTCGACAATACGGCAGCATCCAGCGCCGGGCCGGTGCCTGGGCGGAAGTTGGTGTAGCTGCTTTCCAGGCCGTAGCTTTTCAGCATTTCACTGTTGTCGAGTTCGCAGGTCCAGCCGGCCGGGCAGTTGTAGAAACGGCCCTTGGACGGTTCTTCGGCGTCCTTGAAAACCGCCGAGTATTTACCCAGATCGGCAATGGCTTTCAGATCCGGCGCCTTGGCTTCCAGCTTGCGCTTGGCATCGCCTTCGATCACGTAGCGCGGCACGTACCAGCCTTCGACAGCACCCACGACCGGAGCACCCACACCGATGACTTTGCCGGCCTTCTCAGCCTTGTTCCAGACCTCGCTGCGGCCAACCCACTCTTCGGCAAATACTTGGATGTCGTTGCTGCTCAGGGCGTTTTCCATGGTGATGGAGTTGCCCGGCAGGCTGTCGGTCTTACAGTCGTAGCCTTTCTCCAACACGACTTGCAGCACGTCGGTCAGGAGCATGGCGCTTTCCCAGTTCAGGCCGGCAAATTTCACCGGTTTACCCGACTCGCACCAACCCGCCGCCTGAGTGGCGCCGGCGCTGGCCAGCAGGCCCATGGAAAGCAAAGTGGTCAGCAGGGTCTTGTTCGATTTCATTGTTGTGACGCTCCTAATCATGAATTGGCTTACGGCAGTCAAGAGGCATCCAGCCCTGGCAACGTCCAATCAGGCCTGCGCCGCAGCGCGGCCGGCCCCACGTGTTTCAGGTTGTACAACGCTGTTCTGCTCGACCGGCAGAATCAGGTGATCGGGCACTGTGCCGTGCCATTTTTTCGCACACACGTAGTACAGGGCTGCTGGCAGCACCAGACCGATGATCCAGGAAATATCCACATCACCCAGGGCGGCGACCAGCGAACCGGTGTAGAACTTGGTGGAAATGAACGGCAACTGCACCAGCACCCCGAAAACATAGACGCTGATGCCGAGGACGTTCCAACGACCGTAGCGACCCTTCGGGTCGGCCAGCGCCGGCACGTCGTAACGCTCGCGGGTGATGCAGTAGTAGTCCACCAGGTTGATCGCGCTCCATGGCGTAAAGAACGCCAGCAGGAACAGGATGAAGGACTTGAACGCACCGAGGAACGAGTGCTGACCGAGCAACGCCATCAGGGTCGCGGCACCGACAATGACCAGCACGAAGACCAGACGCTGCAAGCGCGTGACCTTCAGATCACCCCGGAAACCGCTGATGATGGTCGCGATGCACATGAAGCTGCCGTAGGAGTTCAGCGTGGAAATGGTGACCTTGCCGAACGCGATGCTGAAGTACAGCAGCGCAGCAGTGGCACCGGTACCGCCCAGACCCACGATGTAGGCCACTTCATGGCCGGCGAATTGCCCGTTGGCCGACGCGGCGGCGAACACGCCAAGGACCATCGCCACCTGTGCGCCAATGACCGAACCCGCACCCGCGGCGAAAAAGGTTTTTACCGAGGAAATCTTGCTCGGCAAGTAGCGGGAATAGTCAGCCACGTAAGGGCCGAAAGCGATCTGCCAGGACGCCGCGAGCGACACCGCCAGCAGGAAGCTGCTCCAGCTGAAGTGGCGAATTTGCAACAGCGCGCCAACGTCAACCTGGCTCATCAAACGACTGAACAGATAAACAAAGGCAATCACGCCAATGACACTGGCAACACGGCCGATCCAATGGATCACTCGATAACCAAGCACCGTGACCAGCACGATGACACTGGCGAAAAGAAGGATGCCGACGCTGTCGCTGACGCCAAACAACTGGCCCAGCGCCTGGCCGGAAAGCACGGTTCCCGTTGCCGTGAAACCGAGGTACATCAAACAGACCAGCACGATCGGGATGGCCGCGCCATAAACGCCGAACTGCACACGGCTGGAGATCATCTGCGGCAGGCCCAGCTTGGGCCCTTGCGCGGCATGCAGGGCCATGACGGCGCCGCCGAGCAGTTGACCGATCAACAGACCGATCAACGACCAGAACACGTCACCGCCCAACACCACGGCCAGGGCCCCGGTGACAATCGCGGTGATTTGCAGGTTGGCACCCATCCACAGGGTGAACTGGCTCAACAGACGACCGTGTCTTTCCGCCTCCGGGATGTAGTCGATCGAACGCTTTTCGATCAACGGTTTGTTACCAGCACGTTCGCTGCTGACAGCCATGGTTCAACCTCTGTGGATTGTTATTGTGGGTGGGTGGGCTCCCCTGTAGGAGCGAGCCCGCTCGCGATGGAGTGTCATTCAGCGCTGTGTCGACTGACACACCATCGCGAGCTGGCTCGTTCCTACAGGGGCAAGCATTACTTGCCGGTGATCATCGGCAGGTTCAGGCCCTGTTCCTTGGCGCAATCAATGGCGATCTGGTAACCGGCATCGGCGTGACGCATGACACCGGTGGCCGGGTCGTTATGCAGCACGCGAGCGATACGCTCGGCCGCTTCGTCGGTACCGTCGCAGACAATCACCATGCCCGAGTGCTGGGAGAAGCCCATGCCGACACCGCCGCCGTGGTGCAGGGACACCCAGGTCGCGCCGCTCGCGGTGTTCAGCAGGGCGTTGAGCAGTGGCCAGTCGGATACGGCATCGGAACCATCCTGCATCGATTCGGTTTCACGGTTCGGGCTGGCAACCGAGCCGGAATCGAGGTGGTCGCGACCGATCACGATCGGCGCCGACAGCTCGCCGCTGCGTACCATTTCGTTGAACGCCAAGCCGAGTTTGGCGCGCAGGCCCAGGCCGACCCAGCAGATACGTGCCGGCAGGCCCTGGAAGCTGATGCGCTCGCGGGCCATGTCCAGCCAGTTGTGCAGGTGCGCGTCGTCCGGGATCAGTTCCTTGACCTTGGCGTCGGTCTTGTAGATGTCTTGCGGATCGCCCGACAGTGCCGCCCAACGGAACGGGCCGATGCCACGGCAGAACAGCGGACGGATGTACGCCGGTACGAAGCCCGGGAAGTCGAAGGCGTTTTCAACGCCTTCTTCCTGGGCCATCTGGCGGATGTTGTTGCCGTAGTCGAAGGTCGGGATGCCTTGCTTCTGGAAGTCGAGCATCGCTTTGACGTGCACCGCCATCGATTGCTTGGCGGCCTTGATCACAGCGGCAGGTTCGGTCTTGGCGCGAGCGCGGTATTCGTCCCAGGTCCAGCCGGCTGGCAGGTAGCCATTGAGCGGGTCGTGGGCGCTGGTCTGGTCGGTCACCATGTCCGGGCGCACGCCGCGACGGACCAGTTCCGGCAGAATTTCCGCGGCGTTGCCCAGCAGCGCGATGGAGATGGCCTTGCCTTCGGCGGTGTATTTTTCGATGCGAGCCAGCGCGTCGTCGAGGTCTTTGGCTTGCTCATCGACATAGCGGCTTTTCAGACGGAAATCGATGCTCACCTGTTGGCATTCGATGTTCAGCGAGCAGGCACCGGCCAGGGTGGCGGCCAGAGGTTGAGCGCCACCCATGCCACCCAGACCTGCAGTCAGGACCCAACGGCCTTTCAGATCATCGTTGTAGTGCTGGCGACCCGCTTCGACGAAGGTTTCGTAGGTGCCCTGGACGATGCCCTGGCTGCCGATGTAGATCCAGCTGCCGGCGGTCATCTGGCCGTACATGGCCAGGCCTTTGGCGTCCAGTTCGTTGAAGTGTTCCCAGTTCGCCCAGTGCGGCACCAGGTTGGAGTTGGCGATCAATACGCGCGGGGCGTTGGCGTGGGTCTTGAACACGCCGACCGGCTTGCCGGATTGCACCAGCAGGGTCTCGTCGTCGTTCAGGTGGGTCAGGCTCTCGACGATTTTGTCGTAGCACTCCCAGTTACGCGCCGCACGACCGATACCACCGTAAACCACCAGTTCCTTCGGGTTCTCGGCCACTTCCGGGTCGAGGTTGTTCATCAGCATGCGCAGCGGCGCTTCGGTCAGCCAGCTCTTGGCGGTCAGCTTGTTGCCGCGGGCAGCGCGGATTTCGACGTCACGGTATTTCGTAGGTTTCTGGGTATTGTCAGTCACGAAAAAGACTCCTCAGCGATCAATTCAAACCAACCCTGGCAGGGGGCAAGCAGCCTGTGCGCATCGTTGCGCGACAAGCGAAACAGTGGACGCTGCGGAGAGTCTCGATCGACTCATACGCATACGTCTTTACTTGTACATACAAGCATATGCAATCAAGCGGCCAACTTTCTGGACAGGCATTCAAGAAAAACTCTGAAACGACTGGAGAGCGCCTGAATCGCGGGTTCTGCCGTGGATAAAATTTTTCGCGGGGATTTTTCGCGGGGATTTTTTGCGGGGGTGACGGCGGTTACTGCAACGTGGTTTTGCGCCACGTTGGGGCGTTCGGTAACACGTGATGCCCAATTAAGCGCATTCCAGAAACACCCTACAACCTCATCAGAAGCGTCCGACTCCACCTCCAATGATCCTCGCCGACTTCACGAGCAAGCCCCCTGAAGTCACTCCTGCGAGGAACGCGCAATGAAACAATGGAAAGTCAAAACCCATCTCCTGTTGCTGGCCGGCATCCTGCTGAGCAGCGTGACCGGCATCGGCGCACTGGGCCTGTACGGCATGCGCGCTACGGTCCAGGGACTGGAAACGGTTTACCTCGACCGGGTCATCCCGCAACAGGACCTGAAGAAAATTTCCGAGCTGTATTCCGTCCAGATCGTCGATGCCATCCACAAGGCCCGCGATGGCATCCACAGTGGCGTCGAGGCGGCGCAACAGATACGCCAGGCAATGCTTGAGATCGATCCACTCTGGCGCACCTACCTGTCGACCCGCCTGATTGATGAAGAGGTGCGACTGATCAACGAAATCACGCCGCTGATGCAGGCCACCGAAGCGCCGCTCCAGCGATTGCAGGCGGTCTTGAACCGCAACGACGCCTCCAGTCAGCGCCTGGAGGATTTCGCCGCACACCAGCTGTACCCCTTGATCGACCCGCTGACCTCACTGTTTTCGCAACTGACGGATGCTCAACTGAAAGAAGCTCGCCAACAGTTCGAACTCAGCGAGGCACTTTACGAGATCAACATCAGGCTGATGGCCGGGGTCCTGGCCTTCGCACTGTTGTGTGGCAGCCTTTATGCGCTGCTGTTCGGTGCCAGACTGGCGCGATACCTGGGCGCCGAGCCCCACGAACTGGCCAATATCAGCACACGGATTGCCCAGGGCATGCTCGGCGATCCGGCGATCGGCAACGCGAGCCCCACAGGTGTCATGCAATCGGTCGAGGCCATGCGGCGCAGCCTGGCCAGCATGATCGGCAAGGTACGCGAGGCCTCGCGGTACATCGAGTCCTCGACCCTGAACCTGAGCATTTCGTCCGAGCAAGGCCTGAAGCAGGCCGCCGAGCAAAATGGCGCGACCTCTTCCATTGCCGCCGCGGCAGAGCAGATGTCAGCCAACATCACGCACATCGCCGAAAACGCCGCCCGGGCGCACGACACCACACAAAAGGCCGAGCAGATCACCGCCCTGGGCATTGCCAGCATGGACCGCTCTATCATCGAGATGCAGCAGATCGCCCAACTGGTGACCCAGACGTCGAGTGAAATCGACCAATTGACCCAGCACTCCAACGCCATCGGGAACATTGTCGACGTGATCCACAGCATTGCCGAACAGACCAACCTGCTCGCCCTCAATGCCGCCATCGAGGCGTCGCGGGCCGGCGAGCAAGGTCGCGGGTTTGCCGTGGTGGCCGACGAGGTGCGGGAGCTGGCGACCCGCACGACCCGTTCCACCGCCGAGATTGTGGTGCTGGTGAGCACCATTCAAAGCGGCATGCGAAAAGCCAGCAGCAGCATGAACACGGGCCGCGAGCGGGTGCTTCAGGGCCAGCAGCTGATCGACAGCGCGGGCGCGTCGATGAATGACGTCAAGGCCGTGCTCGATGCGTCACTCAACGCCGTCAGCCAGATTTCCCATGCCTTGCAGGAACAACGCGAAGCCAGCGAAGACGTGGCACGCAATGTGGAAACCGTGGCGCAGCGGGTCGAGGAGAATGTCGTGGCGCAACAGGACGTGGTGAAAACCATCCAGGCGCTGAAAAGGATGTCGAGTGAACTGGAGGCAACCGTTCGAGGCTTTACCCTCGAACGGGAGTAATCGGGATCAGCCGCGCGAGGTGAGTTCGATCACGCAGCACAAACCCTTGATGGTGACGTCCAGCAACCCGTCATTGGCCTCCAGCTGCAGGCAATCATGGAGCCCCAATGGCTGGACGCGGTGATCGACCGATACGTCAGATTGCTCGCTCACGCTGAACACCAGCAGTGTGCTGGCCTCGCTGAAAAACCGCTGCTCGCCGGCCAGCCACTGCAACCGTGCACGGTAGCGCTGCGGCGCATAGATCAGGTTGAAATCGCGGATCGCTCCACCGAGCAGCGCGCAGGTAACTTTGCTCTCGCCACTGAAGGCAAACGGGTCGAGCGGTAACAGCGGTCGCGTGTTCTGGCCGTCCACCGACAACGTCATGCCGTCGCCCTGCAACACGGTGATGATCCGCTCGTAACCGGCGAAAGTTGAGAAACCGCCCGACTCACCGATGTCGGCAATCGACAGGCGCCAGCCGAAGCCGTCCAGGCCGGTGCCGGCATCGCGGCTGATTTCTTCAGTGCTGCCGCCGCCGTTTTTCCAGGGCATGCGCGGATAGTCTTTGGCGCGTAAAACTTTCAACTCGTTCATTTATGAAACCGGCCTTCCAGACGATGACGGGAACCAGGGTGGATCAAACGGGCGGCGGTCACCGGCTGACGGCCGGACCAGGTGCGGCGACGAATCAGCAGGCACGGCTCGCCTTTTTCAATCTGCAGCAATTTGCATTCGGACGGCTCAGCCAGAATGGCCTCGACCACGTGCTCGCCTTCGGTCAGCGGCGCGACCTGGTTGAGGTAGGCGTAAGGCGTTTGCAGGGTGAAGTCCTGCTTGAGGTAATCCGGCGCCACCAGCGCATTGACGAAACGGTCTTCGATTTGCACCGGAATATCGTTCTCGAAATGCACGATCAACGAATGGAAGACTTTCTGCCCTTCGCGCATGTCGAGGGCCAGGGCGCGTTCCGAGCCGGCGGCCTCTTCTTCCAGGGTGATGACCTTGCACGTGTGGCGATGGCCTCGGGAAGCGATTTCATCGGCAATGTTGTGCACTTCAAACAGCGCGGACTGGCTTTTCGGCTCGGCGACGAACGTGCCGACGCCTTGCATGCGCACCAACAGACCGTCAGCGGTCATCTCGCGCAGGGCGCGGTTGATGGTCATGCGGCTGAAGCCCAACTGATTGACCAGCTCGCTTTCCGACGGAACGCGGTAGTGCGGCGGCCAGTTTCCACTGTCGATTTGCTGGGTAATCATTTGTTTGACGCGGGCGTACAAGGGCGCCGGACTGTCGCCCATGTTCGCGGCCAACGGAGAGACTGGAGGCGGAGTCGGCACGGTTAATCCTTGTTCGTTTGAATAGGGTTGCTAGCTTGCCGGAGTTTACCGGGCAGGCAAACGTCTGTATATGTATATACAAATAACACACGATGGGGTGCTGAACCATGTCCGCCTTCTTTGCCGAACGCGCGCTGTTGCCTAGTGGATGGGCCAACAATGTACGTCTTGAGGTCAGCGCCGATGGCGTCTTGACCCAAATCCAGGCCGATTCCCACGCAGAGGGCGCCGAACGGCTGAGCGGTCCGCTCTTGCCCGGCATGCCGAACCTGCACTCTCACGCCTTCCAGCGGGCCATGGCCGGGCTGGCGGAAGTGGCGGGGAATCCGAACGACAGTTTCTGGACCTGGCGCGACTTGATGTATCGCCTCGTCGGAAAAATCAGCCCGGAACAACTCGGCGTCATCGCCCGTCAGCTGTACATCGAAATGCTCAAGGCCGGGTACACCTCGGTGGCGGAATTTCATTACGTCCACCACGACAACAACGGCCAGCCTTACGCCGACCCGGCCGAACTGGCCCTGCGTATCAGCCAGGCCGCCCGTTCCGCCGGTATCGGTTTGACCCTGCTGCCGGTGCTCTACAGCCACTCCGGCTTCGGTGGCCAGACGCCGAACGAGGGCCAGCGCCGCTTCATCAACAGCACCGACAGCTACCTCAAGCTGCAATCGCGCCTGCAGCCGATTCTGGCGCAGCAACCGGCCCAGTCGCTGGGCCTGTGTTTCCACTCGCTGCGCGCGGTGACACCGCAGCAGATCAGCGAAGTGCTGGCCGCCAGCGACAAGCAGTGCCCGGTGCACATCCACATCGCCGAACAGCAAAAAGAAGTCGACGACTGCCTGACCTGGAGCGGTCGCCGCCCGCTGCAATGGCTGTACGAAAATACCGAAGTCGATCAGCGCTGGTGCCTGGTCCACGCCACCCACGCCAACACGGAAGAAGTCACGCTGATGGCCAAGAGTCGCGCCATTGCCGGCCTGTGCCTGACCACCGAAGCCAACCTGGGCGACGGGATTTTCCCGGCGGTGGACTTCCTCGCACAAGGCGGACGCCTGGGCATCGGTTCCGACAGCCATGTGTCATTGAGCGTGGTGGAAGAATTGCGTTGGCTGGAATACGGCCAGCGTCTGCGCGATCAACGGCGCAATCGCTTGTATGGCGCGGATCAGCCCATGGTCGGGCGCACCCTGTATGACGCGGCGCTGGATGGCGGCGCTCAGGCGCTGGGACAACCGATCGGTGCGCTGGAAGTGGGCAAGCGTGCGGATTGGCTGGTGCTGGACGGCAACGATCCGTACCTGGCAACGGCCAGTGGCGACGGGATTCTGAACCGATGGTTGTTTGCCGGTGGCGACCGTCAGGTGCGGGACGTGCTGGTGAACGGTCAGTGGGTCGTGCGCGACGGGCGTCATGCCGGGGAAGAGGAAAGCAACCGTGCCTTCACCCAGGTGCTGCGCGAACTTCTGAACTGACACAAAAACCTGTGGTTGCGAGCTTGCTCGTGATGGTGTGTCAGTCGACATCTTGTGTCTGATACTCCATCGCGAGCAGGCTCGCTCCTACAGGGTCATGTGCTATTAGTTCGAGGTCTTGGCCATCTGCGTGTCCGACGCTCGCCAGATCAGCCGCGTGGTGTCGTATCCCTGCTGACGCGCCTTGCTCAGCAGTTCTTCACGCACCACACCATTGACGGTCGGCGTGCGCGACAGCAGCCACAGGTAACGTCGGCTCGGGTCGCCGACGATCGCGGTCTTGTAGTCATCGCTGACGTACAACACCCAGTACTCGCCCTTCGCCACACCCGGAATCAGCCTCGAAAACCAGGTATCGAACTCGACCCACAATTTGTCGGTCTTGCCCGGCACCTGTGGATAAGCCGTGCCCTTGACCTCTTCCCATTGCCATTGCGCTGTCAGACAGCGGTTCAGCACCGCCACGTTGCCATCCGGCTTGAGCGTGTAGTGGGCTTCGGATTGCGCACAGTCGCGCTGGAAATACATCGGCAGACGTGCCAACTCGTACCAGGTGCCCTGGTAACGCTTGAG
Proteins encoded in this window:
- a CDS encoding lipocalin family protein, with the translated sequence MKRLLIMLFAGLVLAGCATSGQDPLAPKTANSVNLKRYQGTWYELARLPMYFQRDCAQSEAHYTLKPDGNVAVLNRCLTAQWQWEEVKGTAYPQVPGKTDKLWVEFDTWFSRLIPGVAKGEYWVLYVSDDYKTAIVGDPSRRYLWLLSRTPTVNGVVREELLSKARQQGYDTTRLIWRASDTQMAKTSN